One genomic window of Mercenaria mercenaria strain notata chromosome 2, MADL_Memer_1, whole genome shotgun sequence includes the following:
- the LOC123565069 gene encoding uncharacterized protein LOC123565069, producing MNNVNMTTSNTTEETVIMEKKSGYDLPVYGLATGSFYYIHIPALCCIFLSFCSVVTVMILSFKRKSWKTFFTTWSKSERFIVYLAFCDGCYNVFHSVDHLHYVISKDHVRPKELCEFYGFTLAESIMGQNLMVNIVAINAFMLMYFNKNLDFGRRDWKLLAWTFGLPFVGATIAGILGQLGPNGSFCYFDGVKGVTANMCFTTVPLLIIIVMNSVMYVLTWKRIKEQTRNIRSSMKESRGSTKSRSTLSSSQRAARTMSMFVVAFFIQWWSLALFGVWALVDDDVPQVIFHFVTTFTNIGGCLNLGIFLIMRYRLQQSETTSETQSESKKLELRDTKTKSTDSGNVSTSDPNIQDENIL from the exons ATGAATAATGTAAATATGACTACATCAAATACAACGGAAGAAACTGTTATAATGGAGAAGAAAAGTGGATATGATTTGCCGGTGTATGGACTTGCTACTGGCTCTTTCTATTACATCCATATTCCCGCGCTCTGCTGCATCTTTCTCAGCTTCTGCAGCGTTGTGACTGTCATGATTTTGTCATTCAAAAGAAAGAGCTGGAAGACGTTTTTTACTACTTGGTCCAAAAGTGAGCGTTTTATCGTATATCTGGCATTCTGTGACGGCTGTTACAACGTGTTTCATAGCGTGGACCATTTGCACTACGTTATCTCGAAGGATCACGTACGGCCGAAGGAACTGTGCGAGTTTTACGGATTTACCCTGGCAGAAAGCATAATGGGACAAAACCTGATGGTTAATATTGTGGCCATCAACGCATTTATGCTGATGTATTTTAATAAGAATCTAGATTTTGGAAGACGTGACTGGAAGCTCTTGGCGTGGACGTTTGGGTTGCCGTTTGTTGGTGCCACCATTGCTGGAATCTTGGGACAGTTAGGACCAAATGGTTCATT ttgctactttgacgGTGTCAAAGGCGTGACGGCAAACATGTGTTTCACCACGGTTCCCCTACTCATTATTATCGTCATGAACAGCGTCATGTATGTTCTCACGTGGAAACGTATAAAAGAGCAGACGAGAAACATAAGAAGTTCAATGAAGGAAAGCAGAGGCTCAACAAAAAGCAGGTCGACGCTAAGTAGCTCCCAGCGTGCAGCCAGGACAATGTCAATGTTTGTGGTCGCGTTCTTCATTCAGTGGTGGTCTCTGGCGTTATTTGGTGTATGGGCGCTCGTGGACGATGACGTTCCCCAGGTGATTTTTCATTTCGTCACGACTTTCACAAATATTGGTGGCTGCTTGAATCTCGGGATCTTCTTGATCATGAGATACAGGCTCCAACAATCAGAGACGACGAGCGAGACGCAGAGTGAGAGCAAAAAACTGGAGCTTAGAGACACCAAAACCAAATCTACAGATTCCGGGAATGTTTCTACGTCCGATCCAAATATACAGGATGAGAACATACTTTAA
- the LOC123565070 gene encoding uncharacterized protein LOC123565070, whose amino-acid sequence MYNNSSIDDGDKAAEMKSGYDLPVYGLANGTFYYIHIPALICIFSSLCCVIIVLTLSFRHRSYRTFFSWTKSERFIVYLAICDGGFNIFHSVDHLHYVIVKDHVHPKELCEFYGFTLAEFITAQNLIVNIVAINAFMLMYFHKNLNFGKRDWKLLTWTFGVPFVGATAAAISGQFGPGGSFCYFDGVKGGTAYIFFTTVPLLIIIVMNSVMYVLTWRRIRQETSSLCETYKNVHMVNKSKRAAKTMTMFVVAFFIQWFSLAVFGVWVLIDPNVPQPMIHIITIFSNIGGCLNLCVYIIMRRRSRADKHEDSKEKIIDSNELKSKSDSGHVTKSSELSQSNV is encoded by the exons ATGTATAACAATTCAAGCATAGACGACGGCGACAAAGCCGCAGAGATGAAAAGTGGATATGACCTGCCGGTGTATGGACTTGCTAATGgaacattttattatattcatattCCAGCGCTAATTTGTATTTTCAGCAGTCTTTGTTGTGTTATTATTGTTCTGACATTGTCATTTCGACACAGGAGCTACAGGACATTTTTTTCCTGGACGAAGAGCGAGCGTTTCATTGTATATCTTGCAATCTGTGACGGTGGGTTTAATATATTTCACAGCGTTGATCATCTCCATTACGTCATAGTCAAGGACCATGTACACCCAAAGGAACTTTGTGAGTTTTACGGATTCACTCTCGCTGAATTTATAACGGCACAAAATTTGATCGTGAATATAGTTGCTATCAACGCTTTTATGTTGATGTATTTCCATAAAAATCTTAACTTTGGCAAACGAGATTGGAAATTGTTGACCTGGACTTTCGGTGTACCGTTTGTAGGGGCAACAGCAGCCGCAATCAGTGGGCAGTTTGGACCGGGTGGATCTTT TTGTTACTTTGACGGCGTGAAAGGGGGGACGGCATACATATTTTTCACAACGGTACCTCTGCTCATTATCATTGTTATGAATAGCGTTATGTACGTTCTCACTTGGAGACGTATCAGACAAGAGACTTCAAGTCTATGTGAGACGTACAAAAACGTCCACATGGTCAACAAATCAAAACGAGCAGCAAAGACAATGACGATGTTTGTCGTAGCCTTCTTTATTCAGTGGTTTTCACTAGCAGTGTTTGGAGTGTGGGTTCTGATCGATCCGAACGTTCCACAACCTATGATTCATATCATTACAATATTTTCCAACATTGGTGGATGTTTGAATCTCTGTGTCTACATCATCATGAGGCGAAGGTCCAGGGCTGACAAACATGAAGATAGCAAGGAGAAAATAATCGATTCAAATGAGCTGAAAAGCAAATCTGACTCGGGGCATGTGACAAAGTCATCAGAATTAAGTCAAAGTAACGTATAA